GAGCTTGAGGTAATCGGCCGTGTGCAGCTTCATCGAGCCGGAGACATCGATGAGCAGGAGCAGTTTGCGCGGCACGGCCCGCCGGCGGCGCAGCAGCGGCGAGGGTATGTCGCCATCGGCGCTGACGATTTCCTTGAGCGAACGCCTGAGGTCGAGCGTGCCGCGCGAGCGGGTGCGGATCGTGCGGAAGGAGCGGCGGGCGGGCAGGGCGGATACGAGCTTGCGGCGGAACTGGCCCAGGCCATCGTCGTCGTGCTGGAAATCGCGGCTGCTCAGTTGTTCCAGCTCTGAGGAGAGCTCGCCGCCTTTTTCCTGGCGAGCGACCTGGTTCTCTTCCTCGCGCGCGCCGCGATCGTCCTTGACGCGGGTCTCGTCGTCCTCCTCGGCTTCGATCGAAGGCTTGGCGTCGCCGTAGAAATAGGCGCGGAAATGCGCCTCGAATTCGCCGCGGCGATCGGGCGAGGGCGCGAGTGTCGAAAGAGCCGCCTCGCGGATGTCGTTCATCGAGCGGGGGCCGAGCAGGGTTACCGCCTGCATAAAGCTGGAGATCTGTTCCGGGGCGATGGCGAAGGCGTGATCACGGAGCAAACGGGCGAAGCCGAGGAAAGGCGCGGCGGCAGGGCGCAGATTTTGCGGGCGCCTCATTCCTTCGCGCCCCCCTCTCCGGGCATCTCCCCCACAAGGGGGGAGATTGGCAGCTTGGGCGCGCCGCTCGATCCTGCGACGTCGGCGATTGGCGAAAGCCGACGCGACATCTGATCTCCCCCTAAGTGGGGGAGATGTCCGGCAGGACAGAGGGGGGCGCGGTCCCGCCAGCGTAGCTCACTAGCCCGGGAAGATGAGCCTAGCGCGCTGCGGTCGCCCATCACGCCAGCGCCTCCTCGACAATCCTCCCCAGTTCCGGCGTGATCGCCGACAAATCCTCCTCATCCTTGATCAGCACGCCGATGGCCCGCCGAAAGGCCTCCGGCCACGGGCTGCCGCCCTTTTCGAGGATGGTCGCGGCATTCGCCCATTCCACCGCTTCAGCGATGCCCGGCGGCTTTGCGAGAGGCCGCGCGCGGATCTCCTGCACGGCATTCGACACTGCGCGCGCCGTCGCCTCGGCAACGTCGCCCGAGCGCAGCATGATAATCTCGGCCTCGCGCCGGGCGTCGGGATAGCCGATCCAGTGGTAGACGCAGCGCCTGCGCAGCGCCTCGGCCAGCTCGCGGGTGCGGTTCGAAGTCAGGATGACGATCGGCTGCGTCGCTGCGCGGATGGTGCCGCGCTCGGGGATGCTGATCTGAAAGTCGGAGAGGAATTCCAGAAGCAGTGCTTCGAACTCGTGGTCCGAGCGGTCGATCTCGTCGACAAGCAATACACGCTCGACCGGCGCGCGCAGCACCTGCAGCAGCGGCCGGGCGATCAGGAAACGGTCGTCATAGATGTCGATCTCGTGCTCGCC
This region of Mesorhizobium sp. M2A.F.Ca.ET.046.03.2.1 genomic DNA includes:
- a CDS encoding MoxR family ATPase, whose translation is MPSADVVEIAASPEAIAARLAASRYLADDSLATAIFLAIRLSKPLLLEGAPGVGKTEAAKAVAELLGRELVRLQCYEGIDAGHALYEWNYQRQLLAIRHAGEHEIDIYDDRFLIARPLLQVLRAPVERVLLVDEIDRSDHEFEALLLEFLSDFQISIPERGTIRAATQPIVILTSNRTRELAEALRRRCVYHWIGYPDARREAEIIMLRSGDVAEATARAVSNAVQEIRARPLAKPPGIAEAVEWANAATILEKGGSPWPEAFRRAIGVLIKDEEDLSAITPELGRIVEEALA
- a CDS encoding VWA domain-containing protein; amino-acid sequence: MRRPQNLRPAAAPFLGFARLLRDHAFAIAPEQISSFMQAVTLLGPRSMNDIREAALSTLAPSPDRRGEFEAHFRAYFYGDAKPSIEAEEDDETRVKDDRGAREEENQVARQEKGGELSSELEQLSSRDFQHDDDGLGQFRRKLVSALPARRSFRTIRTRSRGTLDLRRSLKEIVSADGDIPSPLLRRRRAVPRKLLLLIDVSGSMKLHTADYLKLAHAAVQGADRAEVFTIGTRLTRITSALRIRDRGQALARAAALVDDWDGGTRMGPTLLAFLSVPRFSAFARGACVVVLSDGLERGSHAELEIAMRRLGARAFRLSLATPLAGDARFRPATSALRAILPVLDDLVDGSSIGSLTDFILSLARPAPAADSIWKRVS